The Arachis hypogaea cultivar Tifrunner chromosome 16, arahy.Tifrunner.gnm2.J5K5, whole genome shotgun sequence genome contains a region encoding:
- the LOC112755406 gene encoding uncharacterized protein isoform X2: MDHSAQKRHGSYINDKARAIVERIEEIGQQDESSKVLSPNDSIAQVFGKERPGRVRGVGSGPTPSQLFGLNSHVTVNGVQVEETQRKLLELQAELEGEKLKRKVMEDEAAVEKKKRQAMKSALIYLYQQQGEELPPEIAVGISSVD, from the exons ATGGATCACAGTGCACAAAAAAGACATGGCTCCTATATCAATGATAAAGCAAGAGCAATTGTT GAAAGAATTGAGGAGATAGGGCAACAGGATGAGTCTTCTAAAGTGTTGTCTCCAAATGATTCCATTGCTCAGGTTTTCGGAAAAGAAAGACCGGGTAGAGTACGTGGTGTGGGTTCCGGGCCGACTCCTAGTCAACTCTTCGGTCTGAATTCACATGTGACGGTCAACGGAGTCCAAGTAGAGGAGACCCAGAGGAAGCTGCTAGAACTGCAGGCAGAGCTGGAAGGCGAGAAGTTGAAGAGGAAGGTGATGGAGGATGAGGCAGCAgtagagaagaaaaagaggcagGCGATGAAGAGTGCTCTGATTTATCTGTATCAACAGCAGGGTGAGGAGCTCCCACCAGAAATCGCTGTAGGGATAAGTTCCGTCGATTGA